A single genomic interval of Helianthus annuus cultivar XRQ/B chromosome 13, HanXRQr2.0-SUNRISE, whole genome shotgun sequence harbors:
- the LOC110899017 gene encoding exonuclease 1 isoform X2, which translates to MESVSYDDMRGVQHSKHTIHPCIASQKESEPVQKKPVVVRSRYFQHKSSEEINEVNIASKNTTSSCNLTSVSGPIEVKARVENIKPNKSRYFTQKNQENTNESHLETNINEGLTMKRKFFIVDDSIQNDDLRQKCMRADQSHANQGVCNYDLDDQMQATRDVEEKFGCKISHLGKYSEIAEKSMEKFVSVISSFKCTSTGSCASGEIHLRKDHLPLMT; encoded by the exons ATGGAATCAGTTTCTTACg ACGACATGAGAGGGGTCCAACACTCAAAGCATACTATACACCCTTGTATTGCATCACAAAAGGAGTCAGAACCT GTGCAAAAGAAACCTGTGGTGGTCAGAAGTCGTTATTTTCAGCACAAAAGTTCAGAAGAAATTAATGAAGTCAACATTGCAAGCAAGAATACAACTTCTAGTTGCAATCTCACGTCAGTTTCGGGTCCAATTGAGGTCAAAGCTAGAGTAGAGAACATCAAACCAAATAAAAGTCGCTATTTTACGcagaaaaatcaagaaaacacaAATGAAAGTCATTTAGAGACGAACATCAACGAAGGATTAACCATGAAACGGAAGTTTTTCATTGTCGATGACAGTATTCAAAAT GACGATCTGAGACAAAAATGCATGCGGGCAGATCAGTCTCATGCTAATCAAG GTGTATGCAATTATGATCTTGATGATCAAATGCAAGCCACAAGAGATGTAGAAGAGAAATTTGGATGTAAGATATCCCATTTGGGAAAATATTCAGAAATAGCAGAGAAATCAATGGAGAAATTCGTGTCTGTTATATCATCTTTCAAATGCACTTCAACTGGTTCTTGTGCAAGCGGCGAAATACATTTACGAAAAGATCATCTCCCGTTGATGACATAA
- the LOC110899017 gene encoding exonuclease 1 isoform X1 produces MESVSYDDMRGVQHSKHTIHPCIASQKESEPNSFLGESEGKTRVQKKPVVVRSRYFQHKSSEEINEVNIASKNTTSSCNLTSVSGPIEVKARVENIKPNKSRYFTQKNQENTNESHLETNINEGLTMKRKFFIVDDSIQNDDLRQKCMRADQSHANQGVCNYDLDDQMQATRDVEEKFGCKISHLGKYSEIAEKSMEKFVSVISSFKCTSTGSCASGEIHLRKDHLPLMT; encoded by the exons ATGGAATCAGTTTCTTACg ACGACATGAGAGGGGTCCAACACTCAAAGCATACTATACACCCTTGTATTGCATCACAAAAGGAGTCAGAACCTAATTCTTTCTTGGGTGAAAGTGAGGGCAAAACAAGAGTGCAAAAGAAACCTGTGGTGGTCAGAAGTCGTTATTTTCAGCACAAAAGTTCAGAAGAAATTAATGAAGTCAACATTGCAAGCAAGAATACAACTTCTAGTTGCAATCTCACGTCAGTTTCGGGTCCAATTGAGGTCAAAGCTAGAGTAGAGAACATCAAACCAAATAAAAGTCGCTATTTTACGcagaaaaatcaagaaaacacaAATGAAAGTCATTTAGAGACGAACATCAACGAAGGATTAACCATGAAACGGAAGTTTTTCATTGTCGATGACAGTATTCAAAAT GACGATCTGAGACAAAAATGCATGCGGGCAGATCAGTCTCATGCTAATCAAG GTGTATGCAATTATGATCTTGATGATCAAATGCAAGCCACAAGAGATGTAGAAGAGAAATTTGGATGTAAGATATCCCATTTGGGAAAATATTCAGAAATAGCAGAGAAATCAATGGAGAAATTCGTGTCTGTTATATCATCTTTCAAATGCACTTCAACTGGTTCTTGTGCAAGCGGCGAAATACATTTACGAAAAGATCATCTCCCGTTGATGACATAA
- the LOC110903125 gene encoding 2S sulfur-rich seed storage protein 2 yields MAKLALFALTFTAIIAFLEVSAYRTTIITTTIEDNRVTRPVDGLDNPISHHDNGMVVVFDHLDNRQEQCRSQIIPTEQLNHCRMHLNQGIIFNKKINMVVNHHEQHLQECCSQLKNVSSTCQCDAIQQVFDEAREEGGLDNIQQIASKALRLPIECTLEVQDCLLAVPRV; encoded by the coding sequence ATGGCAAAACTTGCACTTTTTGCACTCACCTTCACGGCCATTATAGCATTTTTGGAGGTTTCTGCCTATagaaccaccatcatcaccactaCCATAGAAGACAACCGAGTTACACGACCGGTCGATGGACTTGACAACCCCATCAGCCATCATGACAACGGAATGGTTGTAGTCTTTGACCACCTAGACAACCGCCAGGAGCAGTGCCGCAGCCAGATCATCCCAACCGAGCAGCTAAACCATTGCCGGATGCACCTCAATCAGGGGATCATTTTCAACAAGAAAATTAACATGGTGGTGAAccatcacgagcaacaccttcaaGAGTGCTGTAGCCAGCTAAAGAATGTGAGTTCGACGTGCCAGTGCGATGCAATCCAGCAGGTGTTTGATGAAGCCCGAGAAGAAGGTGGATTAGACAACATCCAACAAATTGCGAGTAAAGCTCTGAGACTCCCCATTGAATGTACATTAGAAGTCCAGGACTGCCTACTCGCGGTCCCAAGGGTTTAG